From Bufo gargarizans isolate SCDJY-AF-19 chromosome 10, ASM1485885v1, whole genome shotgun sequence, the proteins below share one genomic window:
- the LOC122920226 gene encoding uncharacterized protein LOC122920226 → MPNTAHSGQGPAEEAVPLVELTPSGKDGHALTPCDGVFDLQASLSSAIAAAMGSMTSVISQSIAQALTAHPATSQTPQPVMVSSPTGPGPSASRKRNNGDDVSTNVGALGPRKRARTRRAERTRNWKSARALQEMDTDSEIGSEEEALDDAFEEAEEDPSGVMEDNPLPGCSSMVSAAGVSLTDPSGEPLFDPDSLHHPRSAEWLPLEHVSKYLEARVRCPLFKEARNKLRAECPRPIIPNRVCETPVVDPKMTQFLAKSGWNPRKGLESALRACQDKLLDIFGPLAKIFDLAEVAKVEGKLVDPLELREWVQRAICVAGNVNTSLAIERRKAILFKVEPKLSNLALTEAGKEAQGLLFGESFIKDLGRFVGAFTALDKAQSSMKRVFHGRVSTRAGSFRGRLSGRAHFQSRATGRGSFSQRPAFQEQRRESSSFFPSRGGSWRPRGYRGNPGSRRPYG, encoded by the exons ATGCCTAACACTGCACATAGTGGCCAGGGCCCTGCAGAGGAGGCTGTTCCTCTAGTTGAATTAACCCCTTCGGGGAAGGATGGTCATGCTCTGACCCCTTGTGATGGAGTTTTTGATTTGCAGGCGTCACTGTCTAGCGCCATTGCTGCTGCCATGGGATCTATGACTTCGGTCATTTCCCAATCGATTGCCCAGGCCCTTACTGCCCATCCCGCTACCTCCCAAACCCCGCAGCCCGTCATGGTGTCCTCACCCACCGGGCCAGGgccatctgcctccagaaaaCGAAATAACGGTGATGATgtttccaccaatgttggcgcgcttggtccgcgcaagagagcccgtacgcgtcgggcagaacgcacgcgcaactggaaaagtgctagagcactgcAGGAAATGGATACCGATTCTGAGATCGGATCTGAGGAGGAGGCTTtagatgacgcctttgaggaggcagaggaggacccatCAGGGGTCATGGAAGATAACCCCTTACCAGGGTGTAGCTCCATGGTTTCGGCAGCAGGTGTGTCCTTGACAGACCCATCAGGGGAACCGCTCTTTGACCCGGATTCCCTACACCACCCTCGGTCTGCGGAGTGGTTGCCGTTGGAGCAcgtctccaaatatttggaggcccGCGTGCGTTGCCCCCTCTTCAAAGAGGCGCGCAACAAGCTTAGGGCAGAATGCCCCAGACCCATAATCCCGAACAGGGTTTGCGAGACTCCAGTGGtagaccccaaaatgacccaattcctcGCCAAATCTGGGTGGAATCCGAGAAAGGGTCTGGAGTCAGCCCTGCGTGcgtgtcaggacaagctcctggacatatttggcccACTGGCAAAGATTTTCGACTTGGCCGAGGTTGCCAAGGTCGAGGGTAAGCTGGTAGACCCTCTAGAGCTGCGCGAGTGGGTGCAGCGCGCGATTTGCGTAGCAGGAAACGTTAACACGTCCCTGGCTATTGAACGGCGCAAGGCCATACTTTTCAAGGTTGAGCCTAAACTCTCCAACTTGGCGCTTACCGAAGCCGGTAAGGAGGCTCAGGGCCTGCTGTTTGGCGAGTCCTTTATTAAAGACTTAGGACGGTTCGTCGGTGCGTTTACAGCACTCGATAAGGCCCAAAGTTCTATGAAGCgggtgtttcacggtagggtctctaccagggccggcagtttcaggggccgtctgtccggccgtgcccatttTCAGTCCCGTgctacgggcagaggctccttctcccagagacCTGCGTTCCAGGAGCAGAGGCGAGAGTCATCATCCTTTTTCCCTTCCCGGGGAGGATCCTGGAGGCCTAGAGGATACAGAGGAAACCCTGGTTCCAGACGACCTTACG GTTGA